The Deinococcus hopiensis KR-140 sequence ATGGCCGTCATGGTCACGCTGCGGGTTTAAAGGGCCAGCCAGAGCCCGCACGGGGCATGCGTTGCTCATGGCAGATTCTGGCCTGGGCTTTCTCAGGCAGCAGGCCCTGAAATTGGGCATCTGGAGCTTGCGGCAGTGGCGGCCGGGCTGAACAGGTGGCACTGACCTGCCGGGGAGATGCTTATAGTGTCTGCGGTACACCTCAGCACCCGCCACCGCTGGAGGGCCGCCGAGGGTGAGTCAAGCCCACAAGATTGGTGAGGACGGCCGGTTCCCAGACGGGCCCGCCGAAAGCAGGGAGGCAAGCGCATGAACATCGAGAAAGTGATCGCCCGGGAAGTGCTGGACTCGCGTGGAAATCCTACGGTGGAGGCCGAGGTGCATCTCGACACCGGCTTCTCGGGCCGCGCCATCGTGCCCAGTGGGGCCAGCACCGGCACCCACGAGGCCCTGGAACTGCGCGACGGCGGAACCCGCTACCTCGGTAAGGGCGTGTTGAAGGCCGTTCAGAACGTGAACGAGGCCCTCGGTCCTGCCGTGGTGGGCCTGGACGCCTCCGAGCAGGCGAGCATCGACGCGGCGTTGATGGCCGTGGACGGCACCCCCAACAAGGGCAAGATGGGCGGCAACGCGATCCTGGCGGTCAGTTTGGCGACGGCCCGCGCGGCGGCCAGCGAACTGGGTCTGCCCCTGTACCGGTACCTCGGCGGCAGCAATGCCAAGACGCTGCCCGTACCCATGATGAACGTGATCAACGGTGGTGCCCACGCTGACAACTCCGTGGACTTTCAGGAATTCATGGTGATGCCCGTGGGTGCTCCCACCTTCCGCGAGGCGCTGCGTTACGGGGCCGAGACCTTTCACTCGCTGAAAAAGGTCCTCTCGGGCCGCGGCTACAACACCAACGTGGGCGACGAGGGCGGCTTCGCACCGGATCTCAAGAGCAACGAAGAAGCCCTCGAAGTGCTGCTCGAAGCCATTGAAAAGGCCGGCTACGAGGCGGGCAAGGACATCGTGATCGCCCTGGACCCCGCTGTCACCGAGCTTTACAAGGACGGCCAGTACCATCTGGAAAGCGAGGGCCGCACCCTGAGTACCGCCGAGATGGTGGACTTCTGGGCCGACTGGGCGAGCCGCTACCCGATCCTCAGCATTGAGGACGGCCTGGCCGAAGACGACTGGGACGGCTGGCGGATGCTGACCGAGCGTATCGGGGACAAGGTGCAGCTTGTGGGCGACGACCTGTTTGTGACCAATCCCGAGCGCCTCGCGCGCGGCATCGATACGGGCGTGGGCAACGCGATTCTGGTGAAGGTCAACCAGATCGGCAGCCTGACCGAATCGATGGACGCCATCGAACTCGCCAAGCGCAGCCGCTACGGCACGGTGATCAGCCACCGCTCAGGCGAGTCTGAGGACGCCTTTATCGCGGACCTCGCCGTTGCCACCAACGCCGGGCAGATTAAGACCGGCAGCGCCAGCCGCTCGGACCGCATCGCCAAGTACAACCAGCTGCTGCGAATCGAAGACCAGCTTGGCAGCCAGGCCGTGTACCTGGGGCGCAAGGCGCTGAGGTAAGGGGTCGCCAGCGGCCAGTCGCCAGTCACCAGATGAAAACCGGTTTGCTGGCGACTGGCCGCTGGCGACTTTTGGAAGGAGTTCCAAAAACATGAAACATTTTGACAGGTCAACCAAAATTGTCGCCACCATTGGCCCCGCGAGCCGTGATCCGCAGGTGTTGGAGAGGATGATCGACGCGGGGCTGAATGTGGTCCGCATGAACTTCAGTCACGGGGACCACGAGGACCACCGTCAGACCTACCAGATGGTGCGCGAAATCGCGGCCCGCAAGGGCGTGAGCATCGGTATCCTGCAAGACCTCCAGGGTCCCAAGATCCGGGTGGCCCGCTTTGTGGACGGCGCAGTCACGCTGGAGCGCGGACAGAAGTTCACCATCACCATGGACGACGTCGAGGGCACCGCCGAGCGTGTGGGCAGCACCTACAAGGGCCTCGCGCAGGACGTCCACCCCGGTATGATCCTGTTGCTGGACGACGGCAACATGAGCCTCAAGGTGGACCAGGTGCGCGGCAACGACGTGCACACCACCGTGGTGATCGGCGGCGTGCTGAAGAACAACAAGGGCATCAATGTGCCCGAGGCCGACCTCTCAGTGCCTGCGCTGTCCGAAAAGGACGTGCAAGACCTGCGTTTCGGAGCCGAGCTCGGCGTGGACTGGGTGGCCCTCTCGTTCGTGCGCTCGCGGGACGACCTGCTGCTCGCGCGGCATTACATGGCCCGCTTCGGCTCGCGCGCCAAGCTGATGGCGAAGATCGAGAAGCCGCAGGCCGTGGACCGCTTCGAAGACATCCTCAAGGAAGTGGACGGCATCATGGTGGCGCGAGGCGACCTGGGCGTCGAGATGCGCCCCGAGCAGGTGCCCACCATCCAGAAGCGTCTGATTCGCCTGTGCCGCGAGCAGGGCAAGCCCGTGATCACGGCCACCCAGATGCTCGAAAGCATGATCAACCTGCCTCGCCCCACCCGAGCCGAGGCGTCGGACGTGGCGAACGCCATCTACGACGGTACCGACGCCGTGATGCTCTCGGCCGAGTCGGCGGCGGGCCAGTACCCCGTCGAGTCCGTCGCCATGATGGACCGCATCGCCCGTGAGGCTGAGTCGAGCGAGCACTACGCCCTTGTGCAGCGCCAGGTGGTTGTGGACACCGAACTGGCGCAAGACGCCATCGCCTTCGCAGCGTGTTCCATCGGCGAGAAGCTCGAAGCCTCCGTCATCGTGACCTTCACGAGCACGGGGGGCGCTGCGGCGCGCATCGCCAAGAACCGTCCCGCGCTGGCCATTCTGGCCCTGACGCCCAACGAGCAGACGCGCAACCAGCTCGCCCTGTCTTGGGGCGTGGTACCCAAGCTCAGCGAGGACCCCTACGACACCGACGACATGGTGCGCATTGCCAACGATGAGCTGAAGAAGAGCGGCCTGGCAGACACCGGAGACCGTTACGTGATCACGGCGGGCGTCCCATTCGGCGTCCGCGGCACCACCAACATGCTCCGTGTCGAGCGGTTGCGTGAAGAGGACATGAGCGACAGGGTTTAAATCCTCACTCCCTCTTTATTCTAGCTTCGCCTCTCTACGTATAAAAGGAGGCGAAGCTTTTTTATCCACAGGGAGCGTGTTTTTCCACAGCCCAAATGTGGATAACTTTCTGCTCTCCGCGAAGCTCGGCCCTCCCACAACGACGCAGGAAGGGACCTCCCACAGCCGGGGTGCCTCAGACCTCCAGGATCAGCCGCACAAAGCGGTCCTTGCCCTTCTGGATGACCGTGCCACCCTCTTTGCCCAGGTCCTCGCGGCTCAGGCTGCCGTGCCCATCTGTGTAGGTCTCCCCATTGAGCTTCAGGCCCCGGTTCCCAATCAATTTCCGGGCCGCACCATTGCTGGGTTCCAAGCCAGTTAGCGCAACGAGGCGGGCGAGGCTCACGCGACCGTCCTCTCCGAGCTCGGAGACGGAAATGGTGGCGGTGGGGATGTTCTCCGGAATGCTGCCCTTCGCCACGGCCTTGAAGCGTTCCTCGGCGGCGTCCAGATCGGCCCCCGGGTGCAGCCAGCCCACCACCTCACGGGCGAGTTCCCGGTGGGCGGTTACGGGATGCCCGGCAAGAATCTCTGCGATGCGTTCCTGCGGCAGGTCCGTCAGCAGAGTAAAGTAGTTTTCCATCAGCGGATCAGGCACCTTCATCAGCTTGGCGAACATCAGGTGAGGCTCGTCGGTCAGGCCGATGTAGTTGTCCAGGCTCTTGGACATCTTTTCCACGCCGTCCAGGCCGACGAGGAGGGGCAGCGTCATGACCACCTGCGGCTCCTGATCGTAGTCGCGTTGCAGCGCGCGGCCCACCAGGTTGTTGAACAGCTGATCGGTGCCGCCGAGCTCCACGTCCGAGCGCAACGCCACGGAGTCGTAGCCCTGGGTCAGCGGGTAGAGCAGCTCGTGGACGCTGATGGGCGTGCCGCTTTCAAAGCGTTTCTTAAAGTCGTCGCGTTCCATGATGCGCGCCACGGTGTAGCGGCTGGCGAGGCGGATCACGTCGGCGTAGCCCATGGGCTCGAGCCACTCGCCGTTGAAGCGCAGTTCCAGGACCTCCGGATCGTCACGCAGGATCAACTTGCACTGGTCGAGGTAGCTCTGGGCATTGGCGCGGGTTTCTTCCAGCGTCAGTGGCGGGCGGGTCTTGCTCTTGCCGGTGGGGTCCCCGATGATGGCAGTGAAGTCCCCGATCAGCATGATGACCGTGTGGCCCAGGTCCTGAAACTGCCGCATCTTGCGTAGGATTACGGCATGCCCGAGGTGCAGGTCCGGGCGGGTCGGGTCCGCGCCGAGCTTCACGCGCAGGGGAGCGCCCCGCTCGATCTTGCGGCGCAGATCATCTTCGGAAACCAGATCGGCTACGCCACGTTTGAGGAGGGCGAGTTGTTCGTCGGTGGACAGGTTGCGGCGAATCTGATTCATGTCGTCTCCAAAAGGAAAGGCGGCGCACTCGCTCACTTGCAGGTGCGCCGCTTTTGGGGTTGGATTTCAGGCTGTGACTGACCCTCCCACCTCAGCGGCGGGGTTTATACGCACGTCGGGTCAGACGCCTCATGCCCGGCAGTGTAGCAAGTCGGCGGCAGATGAGAAGTGGTGGGGGCGTTGCGGAATATGCAACCCGGGGGAACAGGCAGGGGCGCGGGTCCGTTCAGGCAGGGAAAGTGCAGAGGGGCACACTGACCGTACCGCAGCTTTCCCACGAGAAACGCCGAATACAAGCCCCTTTCTCCCTCCAGGAGCCACCATGTTCAAAGTGACCTTGACTGCTTCCCTGCTCGCCCTCACGTTCGCCAGCGCCGCGCAGACGTATATCCAGCTGCTCAACCCGACCCAGAGCTACGTGACTGGTCGAGGGATGGTGAAGTTTCCCTTCTCGTATCAGCCTGTCGCGCCCGCGTCTGGCCCCGCCATGTACCGTGACCCCGTGGTGCAGGGCAATTTCGATCAGCTCAAGAGGCTGGCCGAGTCGAACGGATACAGCCGCTCATGCGTGAGCCGAGAACTGCACCTGATTTCGGGCGGAGGCCTCGGTGCCCTGAAGGCCTCCGAAATGCAGTGGGTGGGAACACTGCAAAAGGCGCAGGGCTACACCCTCCAGCGTCAGGTCAGCCTGCCCACCTACCGGGCCGAAGGGGAGACCATCAGCGGCACCGCGTACCTGCTGAAGGTGCCCGGGCTGAAAATGCTGGAAACCTACGCCTTTTACCGCTACCAGAAGGCGAACAAGAGCTGGGTGCTGGTTTGCGGCTCGGGAGAGTGAACGTGACCGGCGCAGAAGCTGCCCGGCACGCTAACTTGTCTCCGTGAGGACCCTGCACGAGCTCCGCGCCACCTTTCCCCGGGCCGGACGGCTGGACTGGATCGGGCTGCGGGAGGCGCGGCGCGCACCCGTGCAGCCCGTCCTTGAAGCTGAGGTGCATCCTCTCGTCGGGCTGATTGGGGACCACGGGCGGCGCGTGCTCCATCCGGCTTCCACCCGACTGCCGGGTTCGGGCAAGCGGCAGGTCACGCTGCTGCAGGCCGAACACCTGCCCGTGATCGCGGTGTTGACCGGGTTGGAGCGCGTGCGCCCGGAGGACCTTCGCCGCAACCTGCTGGTGAGCGGCGTACCCCTGCTGGCCCTCAAGGCAGCCCGCTTTCAGGTGGGTGAGGTGGTGCTGGAGGGCACGGGCGAATGCCACCCCTGCTCGCGGATGGAGGAGACGCTGGGCGAGGGGGGATACAACGCAGTGCGGGGTCACGGCGGTCTGACCGCGCGGGTACTGAGGGGCGGAGTGGTCCGGGTGGGTGACCCAGTGGTTTTCCTGGGAAACAGCTTCCTTGGAGAAGACCGTGGGGAGAACAGTGCCGACTCCAGCGCTTGACCCCCGCCTGGAAGCGGTGCTGAACCTGATTCGAGTCGAGACGCACGCCGACATCGGCTCAGACCACGCCCACCTCCCCATTCGCCTGATCCGGGAGGGGCGCGTCCGGCACTGCGTGGTGGTGGAACTTCACCCTGGTCCCCTCGCCCTGGCCCGGCACAACGTGAATCGCGCCCGACTGGAGGACCGAATTGATGTGCGGGAGGGCGACGGGCTCGGGCCTCTGCACCCAGGAGAGGTGGAGAGCGCCAGCGTGACCGGCATGGGCGCGGGGACCATCGCGGGTATCCTGCGCCGGGGTGGCGGGCGGGTGCCGCCGGCCCTGGTGCTGCAACCCAATGACTCGCCCCTGCCGCTGCGGAGCTGGGCGCGCGAGGCGGGTTACCATCTGCGGGCCGAGCGGCTGATTCCCGGGTACTGGCCCTATCCGGTGTTGCAGTTGGAGTCCTCACATGGCCCTGACCCGGCTTACGCAAACCTACCCCTCTCGGCGGCCCTGCGTTACGGGCCTCACCTGCTGAGGGAGGGCTCAGCCCTGCTTCGCCAGAAGATTTGGGCCGATGTGGTGCGCCTCACTCCCCTGGCTGCGCCGGGCCGCACGGCGCAGACTGAACTGGAGACGGCGCAGGAAGCCCTGACCCTGCTGGGCGCGCCATAAAACCAGAATAAAAAACCCGCCTTGTGCGGCGGTGGTAGAAAAAAGGTAACCCGGTATACAACGAAAGTCGACGAGACCCACTGGGATGCGGACGAAAGTCTGCATATTTGAGAGCGGACGAGAAGAGGTGGTGCAAGCTGGAGGAATGAAGCCATACGTGCCCCGCGGCGCGTTCATGCGCCACCTCGACGCCTTCCAACCCCTCTTTCGCGACCGACGCCTGTTCCAGGGTTTTTCAACCACGGTGCAGGGGATCCTTGCCTCAGGTGGTTTACGGCTGTCACAGATTGCCCGGTGTGCCCCTGGAACATAGAGCACGCCGAACGCCGGCTGCGTCGCCTGGTGCACAACCAGAATGCTCGATCGGACCTTCGTCCTGCTCGCCTGACGGAGGCGCTGACCGACATGGGTGCCCGCCGGATGGCGGGCAGCGACGAAGTCCTGGTGATTCTCGACGAGTCCGACCTCCGGAAGCCGCACAGCGAACACCTGGAGCATCTGGATCGGGTGCGCTCTTTACAGGGAACGCCCGTCCGCGGTTTTCATACCCTGTGTGCCTTGGGCATCGCCCCGAATGGAACGAGGGCCGTGCTGTATCAGACGAGCTTCAGCACCCTTGCACCAGGATTTCGCAGCAAGAACAGCGAGTACCGCGCCGCGGTACTCGCGGTCAAAGATGCGCTCGCACAGCAGGGGGTGACACGACTGGTCTGGGTCCTCGACCGAGGGTTTGACAGCATCGACCTGTTGCGGTTTCTCCACAAGCAAGGGCAGCTTTTTCTTGTTCGTGCCGCTCACCTGGACCGTAAGGTCCAAGCTGACATTGGACTTCCGGCCCTGCCCCTGGCGGAGCAACTTCACCGCGCTTCTCGCCTGACGACCCTCTCAACCGAGAGGGTCATGTTTGATCCAGCAAGCAAGCGCCGCGCCGCGTTGCTCAACGTCCACGTGCACGGCATGACCGTGCACGTTCCGGGTCCCTCACCTCTGATCTGTACCGCCCTCCGCCTGGAAGCCAAAGCCCTGCAGGGGCATGGCTGGGTCCTTCTCAGCAACCTGCCTCTTCCCGAGGATGACGTCGCTGCACGCGCACGTCTGGCGACGCGTCTGGTTCAGGCCTACCGTCAGCGTTGGGCTACCTTGGACGTCTTCGCTTGGACCAAAGGCGTGCTGAAGTGGGAAAGTGTTCGCCTGATGCACTTCGAAGGTCTGCGGGTGTTGGTGGGCTGTGCGTGGATCGTCGCTGCCTTCCTCTTCGAACTGGGGACCACCCTAAACGACCGACAACTCCGCCTGGTCGCTCATCTCGGAGGCTGGAGACAGCAAGAACAACACCGACCGGGGAAGCGGGTCCTCACCTGGGGCCTCGAACGCCTCGCCATCTTCGTGATGATGCGAGAACAACGTTCAGATCCAGCACGCAAAGATGAGGTTGACGCCCTCCTCGACAGCCTTTTCGCCCCTTGATCTTTTCGTCTGCATTTCAGTGCATAACGTTGACAGTGGCTGTATCCCGCGCTATTCTTTTTTCATCACCGCCTGAAGAGGCGGCTTTTTTATTTGTTACTTCAGCTCTAAACGCCCCTTTACCTGCGTCTCGTCTGTCTCGCCGCCACGGCAGGCAGGCTGAGCGCATGAGCGACGACACGCAAAAGACCGGCTACGATCCCGCCAACACCTCGCCCGCTGAGGGGCAGAGCCATCCTATTCCCGAGGCGGCGCGCGGCCAGGACCCGAACATTGATCCCGCCGATAAGGACCAGCCCGCCGAGGGGGGACGCGAGGAAGCCGAAGACGATACGGGCCGTGGCTGAAGAACAGCTCCTGAATGTGGCCCGCACCGACGAGGAGCGGGCCGAACTGCTGCGCTGGATGTACGCCACCCTGCGCCCAGAATACGGCGAGAAGCCCCTGGTGGCCCGGCGTGCGCCCATGCACGAGCTGATCAGCACCATCCTGTCGCAGCGCACCACCCATCAGGACGAGGAAGCCGCCTACCAAGAACTGCTGACCCTCGGAAGCTGGGACGAGATTATCGATGCTCCCACCGGGGCCGTGGCCCACGCCATCCGCCGCAGTAACTACCCGGAGAGCAAGGCCCCGCGCATTCAGGCCACGCTGAAGGCGGTCCGCGAGCAGCGGGGCGGGTACGATCTGGACTTTCTGGCCGGTCTTCCAGTGAAGGACGCGGTGAAGTGGCTGACAGACTTGCCCGGCGTGGGCATCAAGACCGCCTCGCTGGTGCTGCTGTTTAACTACGCCCGGCCCGTCTTTCCGGTGGACACCCACGTTCACCGCATCAACACCCGGGTAGGCACCATTCCCCGCATGGGCGAGCAGGCGGCTCACCGAGCGCTCCTCAAGCTGCTGCCGCCGGACCCGCCCTTTCTGTACGAGTTGCACGTCAATTTGCTGAGGCACGGCCAACGGGTTTGTATCTGGGGACGTCCGAAGTGCCCCGCCTGCGTGCTGCGCGAGCGCTGCGATGCCCACGTGATCTACGGGAACAACGTGCCCAGTTTTGGGGAAAAGCCCCCCAAGCCAGAGGGCAAAGTCCCCAAGGCTGGAGACCTGTTCAGCGCCGGGGGGGAGGGCTAGCCCTCCGCTCTTTGCCGCTGGGAGGCCTTCAGCCCCGCTCGCGTTCCCGCAGCACCACCTGCACCAGCCCAAGCGTGACCAGTTCGGTTTCTTCCGGGCGCACGGGACGCAGTTCCTCCACCGTGAAGCGGCGGGAAAAGACGCTGCGGCGCTTGCGAACGCGGAAGGCGGGCTGTCCGGCGGCGTCCGTTACGGTATAGGTGGGGTTGACGAGGTAATCAAAGCCCATGGCGACCACGTCGCCCACCAGCGGAACCGCGCCGATCACGCCCTCCAGCACACCCAGCCAGGGATGATCGTCGCGAATGGTGAACTCGGGGCGGCCATCCGGCCCCAGGAGCTCGTACCCCGCTGCCCAGAGGGTGCGCATCCCCTGCGCCTGGAGCGCGCCCACCTCGCTCTTATCAGCGCGCTGAATCAGGCGTCGGGCCTTCCAGTCGAGCGCCCCCGCCATCAGCCCCTGCGCGCGGATGCCGTGGGTCTGGTGCTTGCGGGCCTCGTCGGCAAACACGCGCACCTCGTCGCGGATGCTGAATTTCTTCTCCTTGACCACCGCAATAAGGTGGCCAGAGGCGTCAGTCACGCGCAGCTCGGTAAAGAGGCTGAACTTGAATTCGAGGCTAAGCGGAAAGGTGGCCTGCATAAAGGT is a genomic window containing:
- the eno gene encoding phosphopyruvate hydratase → MNIEKVIAREVLDSRGNPTVEAEVHLDTGFSGRAIVPSGASTGTHEALELRDGGTRYLGKGVLKAVQNVNEALGPAVVGLDASEQASIDAALMAVDGTPNKGKMGGNAILAVSLATARAAASELGLPLYRYLGGSNAKTLPVPMMNVINGGAHADNSVDFQEFMVMPVGAPTFREALRYGAETFHSLKKVLSGRGYNTNVGDEGGFAPDLKSNEEALEVLLEAIEKAGYEAGKDIVIALDPAVTELYKDGQYHLESEGRTLSTAEMVDFWADWASRYPILSIEDGLAEDDWDGWRMLTERIGDKVQLVGDDLFVTNPERLARGIDTGVGNAILVKVNQIGSLTESMDAIELAKRSRYGTVISHRSGESEDAFIADLAVATNAGQIKTGSASRSDRIAKYNQLLRIEDQLGSQAVYLGRKALR
- the pyk gene encoding pyruvate kinase; this encodes MKHFDRSTKIVATIGPASRDPQVLERMIDAGLNVVRMNFSHGDHEDHRQTYQMVREIAARKGVSIGILQDLQGPKIRVARFVDGAVTLERGQKFTITMDDVEGTAERVGSTYKGLAQDVHPGMILLLDDGNMSLKVDQVRGNDVHTTVVIGGVLKNNKGINVPEADLSVPALSEKDVQDLRFGAELGVDWVALSFVRSRDDLLLARHYMARFGSRAKLMAKIEKPQAVDRFEDILKEVDGIMVARGDLGVEMRPEQVPTIQKRLIRLCREQGKPVITATQMLESMINLPRPTRAEASDVANAIYDGTDAVMLSAESAAGQYPVESVAMMDRIAREAESSEHYALVQRQVVVDTELAQDAIAFAACSIGEKLEASVIVTFTSTGGAAARIAKNRPALAILALTPNEQTRNQLALSWGVVPKLSEDPYDTDDMVRIANDELKKSGLADTGDRYVITAGVPFGVRGTTNMLRVERLREEDMSDRV
- the tyrS gene encoding tyrosine--tRNA ligase, translating into MNQIRRNLSTDEQLALLKRGVADLVSEDDLRRKIERGAPLRVKLGADPTRPDLHLGHAVILRKMRQFQDLGHTVIMLIGDFTAIIGDPTGKSKTRPPLTLEETRANAQSYLDQCKLILRDDPEVLELRFNGEWLEPMGYADVIRLASRYTVARIMERDDFKKRFESGTPISVHELLYPLTQGYDSVALRSDVELGGTDQLFNNLVGRALQRDYDQEPQVVMTLPLLVGLDGVEKMSKSLDNYIGLTDEPHLMFAKLMKVPDPLMENYFTLLTDLPQERIAEILAGHPVTAHRELAREVVGWLHPGADLDAAEERFKAVAKGSIPENIPTATISVSELGEDGRVSLARLVALTGLEPSNGAARKLIGNRGLKLNGETYTDGHGSLSREDLGKEGGTVIQKGKDRFVRLILEV
- a CDS encoding MOSC domain-containing protein; protein product: MRTLHELRATFPRAGRLDWIGLREARRAPVQPVLEAEVHPLVGLIGDHGRRVLHPASTRLPGSGKRQVTLLQAEHLPVIAVLTGLERVRPEDLRRNLLVSGVPLLALKAARFQVGEVVLEGTGECHPCSRMEETLGEGGYNAVRGHGGLTARVLRGGVVRVGDPVVFLGNSFLGEDRGENSADSSA
- a CDS encoding tRNA (adenine(22)-N(1))-methyltransferase TrmK, yielding MPTPALDPRLEAVLNLIRVETHADIGSDHAHLPIRLIREGRVRHCVVVELHPGPLALARHNVNRARLEDRIDVREGDGLGPLHPGEVESASVTGMGAGTIAGILRRGGGRVPPALVLQPNDSPLPLRSWAREAGYHLRAERLIPGYWPYPVLQLESSHGPDPAYANLPLSAALRYGPHLLREGSALLRQKIWADVVRLTPLAAPGRTAQTELETAQEALTLLGAP
- a CDS encoding endonuclease III domain-containing protein — encoded protein: MAEEQLLNVARTDEERAELLRWMYATLRPEYGEKPLVARRAPMHELISTILSQRTTHQDEEAAYQELLTLGSWDEIIDAPTGAVAHAIRRSNYPESKAPRIQATLKAVREQRGGYDLDFLAGLPVKDAVKWLTDLPGVGIKTASLVLLFNYARPVFPVDTHVHRINTRVGTIPRMGEQAAHRALLKLLPPDPPFLYELHVNLLRHGQRVCIWGRPKCPACVLRERCDAHVIYGNNVPSFGEKPPKPEGKVPKAGDLFSAGGEG